TATGCATAGAACTAGTGAGAGATAAAGGTGGAATTAACAGGAAAGTTCTCCCTTATTTTTAAGTGATCTTTCTGTTCTTGGGTGATTTTGGCTTCTTGACTACCTGCCATGTTGGAATCTCAGGCAGGTCAGGTAAGCCCAGATCTTCTGGTATTGGCATCCACGACTGTACCTCCACAGGGTTAATACCTAGTTTGTCCCATGCCGCTGCTAAGTCCTGCGGCGTTCTGATGGCGATCTGCTGACCTGCTTTTGAGGTTGCAAGGCCGAATAGAAAAAGCCATCTTACTGGCAGCTTATGGGACCTCAAGGCATCTGTTACTGGCTTCAGAGCTCTGCGTTTTGTCAGAGTGCTGGACGCTAGGTCCTGGAAGAATTGAATGCGTACTCCATTGTAGGAGATATTCTTGGCTTCTCTAGCAGCTCTCAAATGGCAGCAGTGTCCAGAAAGTTCAGTAAACCGCATATAATATCTCTAGGGGGGCCGTTTTCAAGTGGCTTAGGCCTCAGAGCCCTATGGGCCCTCTCAATCACAATCTGTGCGGCCTTCTCTTCCCCTATCAGTGATGAGAAAATGGCGGTTACCGCGGTCACAATTTCTCCCGGCAGGACGTCTTCTGGCACCCCTCTTATGCGGACATTCTTCCGCCTActtctgttttcctggtcttccaggtggaGAAGTGCTGAGGTGAGATGGGTATTGTGGTCTTGTAAGACTTTTCGTACGGCCTCCCCGTGGCTAGTAATAGCCGTTTGTGTCTCTTCTAGCGCCATAACGCGGCCCCCAATCTGCTTTACCTCTGTCTTTATGTCAGAAATGTCTTTATGTAGGGGCTGCAACGCTTTATAGAGTGTCTTCTTAAAGAAGGCCCTGGATAGAGGTAGATCCGCAGGCTCGGGTCCCTCCGACATTGCGCAGGAGCTTTCTCCATCTGAATCCTCAGGCGGCGCGGCGGCTCTGGCACCTTCCGGCGCCATCCTGGCTCTGTGAGCTGGTGAAAAACGTTGTTTTTTCAGGAAGCGATCCATCTCTGACTGCGTATGGACCGCTTTTTGAATGCTCTGTGCCGTGTCGCTTCTTTCCTTATTGGTCTTCACCATCTTAGAGGGATATAACACCCGTTATACCGAagctgcagcagtgtctgtgagCAGCTCTGGGATCAGACGTCCATCCCTGctcgcggctagctccgccccccgtcactgtgcaatttaacctagaaatacagccataattttcctggtttttaaaaacacccttttctggcaaaatccactattttacagcccttgatgcatctgcatgtgtgaaattcaagggttaaatactgtcatattcagttattaaacaaacacccagttTGAGCAAAAAAGTttcttttgcagcctttgctgcatatgtaattgtgagatacaccctttagataccgtggttctattcagttatttgaaatacagccattttgggcaaacacatttaattgcggcctagtctggatcagttcgtgtgaaattcaaggcttatatactgctgtcatatgcagttattaaacaaacacccagtttgggcaaaatactttaattgcggcctagtctggatcagggcatgtgagatacaacctttacatactgtggttctattcagtcattaaacaaacacctattttggggcaCAAATCTtttattgcggcctagtctggatcagggtgtgtaagatacaacctttacatactgtggttctattctgctattaaacacccatttagggcaagatttgaaaaatttgagaaatatgaggagagcgtcaaaaaagggacgtggcccaggtcgtggtgctgctggtggagctcctgttgcagggagaggacgtagtcgatctgtgccagctacacgcacaagtgaaaccccttccttaggtgcgagtaggcgacagaacctgcagcggtatttggtcgtgcctaatgcggctctacgaatggtgaggcctgaacaagtacaggcgatagtagattgggttgctaacagtgcctccagttccttcacattgtctcccacccagtctcctgctgaagatcagagttggcacctgcagccgatgtccatcagtctttcacctcacccccttgcaaatcagccaagcagtctgagccacaagtcatgcagcattctcttctgctttttgatgactctgttagcagggtttcccagggccatccacctagctctgccccagaagtggaagagattgagtgcactgatgcacaaacacttatgtttcaagatgagtacatggtaggaccatcgcagcacgtctcggatgatgacgaaatacaggtgccaactgctggggtatTCGAAAGTGTGCATACCGACAAGGAGggaaggggtgaagactgggtggaagatgtggaggacgatgaggtcctcgaccacacatggaatcaaggtcatgcgagtgacctatgtagttcggaggaagagacggtggtcgcacagagccaccagcacagcagaagagggagcagggtgcaaaagcagagcggccgtcctctagtaagtatgcctgctactgcccaccgcagcaagggaccgagcacaccaaagccagctccaaggagacccctggcatggcagttcttcagaaaatgtgctgacgacaagacacgaggggtttgcacgctgtgcaatcagagcctgaagcgaggcataaacgttctcaacctgagcacaacctgcatgaccaggcattttagtgctaagcacgagctgcagtggagtagacacctcaaaaaccaagaaaggtctctagctcctcctgcttcctcttctgctgcaatctcggcctcttcatccacttcaTTCcccctcaccgcctcatatgcgacgtgcccacaaggtggaacttgcacatgctggccagactgtgtgagcagcagcaggcgatagtggagcaccacttcaccaccatcgactgggcctccatgcgagacctgtgttccttgttgctctgtttcgagtactccaccaacatggccagtgccgataacgtcgTTCTCAGCGTTCTTTGGCGAAGATGGAAGATaatatggcacaggaggaggagaaagagggatcatttcatagggtttccggacattcattcacaagtggctccaagggttggttcctgcacccacaaacgccagatgTACACTAttgttcagccagggcacagttctggaggatcctaatctattcagaatgcattggagccaaactgatccgttttggactgcttatgagatccctgaaacggatctcacaaacggacccagaaacgccagtgtgaaagtagccttagctgaatacACAGcgcatctagaaggcagggacacccaggaacggTCCGCGCCTTCTCTACGGGGCGCACCCTGCTGACAGTGCGCCCCCAGCAccgcagctgcacgattagcgccCAGCTGCGATCTCTGACTGGACCTTCCAGGTCTTTAACCATTCAGTGGTTAGAGACCTGATATCTGCTGCACATGTAGAGCAGAATTCGAGAAGAGGTTAAACAACATCTCTCATTTATGGAAATACTGTGAAATTAGAAATTCTCTTTCAATATCGGTTAGAAATAACATCCGGCTTCATTCCTTAcaggtgacttttattgtaacATTGTATCAGGAAAGATGAGCTATAGCGCCATTATTGCGCACACTTACTGGGATCTAATGCATCCAGTTATTGCGTTTACAGAAGCAAAGCAGCGATACGATGGAGGATGAGCCTTCAGGAATCCAGCAGAGCTCAACCTGCTAACTGCTGATGATACTATGATGTGGATCTTCCATAGAACTACAGGTACATTTACAGAATCACAGTGGATGGAAGAAATAGCAGCTTAGTAGCAcgttcagctctgcttcatctgctataCACATTTAAACATATATAATTCCATTGATTCTCAGAGCTTAATACTGGCTGCAGAATAATGGggttgagttatttttttttacattctgttaGCTTTATACACTTTTTTCCCGATTGAAAATAATTCTTATCACAGACACATCCTGGAACACAGATTTTGGGACAGGCTCGGACTATTGGTTCTTCACATGTTAGTTGGCAATGGTAGTTGCAGCGGCTATAGTGCTGGTTGGGACCACAGGTGCAGTCTTCTTCTTTGACGCACTTTACAGTTTTCCCAAAAGTCCCGACCTGAGCCAGGAATTCGTCGTGACATTTACAGGATTGAATTGGCTTCCCAGGGCAAACTCTTACAGGAGGATCATGGAAGTTGGCGCAGGTCGCTGCACACCGTGAAACGGCTCCAGGAGAGCTGTTCGGAGGACACGAAACTGGACGAGAGGGAAATGAACTGGGAGTTAACTGGTTTTATCTTACCATGAGCTTATAGACAAAAcaatttaaaagaaaaatggaataataataataatgatgatcatTATAAGAGAAAAATAATTCTAATAatataagaagaagaagaagaagtaaAAGCAGAAGATGAAGTATATAATAAGAATGATAATAATAAGATGACATAGTAATAatatctaataataaaaaaaatatgtagaaaTTAAGAAGAATACTAAAAATAATGATTATATCAACAACCAATCAGATGAGCGAATCACTTTTAATCGAACCAAATTCATTTTGAAGTTTGTAAAATTCTAATGACAAAGTTGAAGTTTGAAACAAATCACGTGGAGCAGCGCTCGCAATTTCTCATTTTAAATTCAGTACATCTGTGAGGGGAAAACGGCAGGGAAGATGAAGactgaggatcacatgaccctgggcaGGACCACAGCTTGCAGGCTTGCCAATAATGCCTTACAACCAATCAGGAGGGAGGATATTGACTGCTCTATGTAAGGTCCCAAGGAGAGACCCTGCTCTGATCTCAGCCGCTGATGTCATGTCTGTCATAGACACAGCACTTACAGTAGACACACAAGATAGACAGTTAGGGGTCCTAATTATGCGGGGACCATTATCAAGCAGATTATCGGAAGTGAACttgctcattcccgataatcaACCATTGTAAAGGTGGTGCCGATCACCCCATGAAAGAACAAAAACTTGTCCATTGCCTGAAATCAGTATTTAAGTCATCCTGGTCAGTGCTGTGTAACCCTagatctgctgcccacaaacaatgCATTTTATGGGGGTGACCGATGGCAGAAGTGATCACCTCtcctcatacagtggaggtgattgctgcatgttaaATGTAGCTCTCACCTCTTCTGACGAGCAGTTATTGGACAGGAAATGTTCCTTCTCGATAATTGCTCTCTAAGTTGGTGACTGTAAATGGGCCATAACAGTGACAATGTTAGGGACCAGGAAGATAGTTTTAGTTATGTAGATTTAATTACTGGATAGGTTTTAGCTCTAGGGACAGGACAGGGTGAGTTAGTTTATTGTGTGCATTTCAGGGTTTGTGCTGTTCACATATAGTTTGGAAAGTGCTCTTTTTTGTGCAGGAGCCAAACCTTTTTTTCTTAGTTCGATGGGGCTAAGAACGATACCAagtttaataccccagagtggtattgcCATTCCTACACCcggctactgtctctaatgggctaaccacAATGTCATCtgtgcatttattccaggtcctttgcactgtgcatttctattattgctatgtaactgttatttgtTGTATTGCATGTTATATGcccggttcaccagcaggtggcagcgtatatGGCAGAGAGAACTGTAGATAGAATGGAGCTTACCATTCCAACCATCTCATCGATTGATTTCATGTTTTATGGGATGTGAAACATAAAATGTGCCGGCAGatcagaaccatttggcccatctagtctgcccagtgAGGtgtaacgtaatttttttttcctatggcattcaccaaaaaaagggctttaaaaaatacaaatctgaggggacagctgtagcgtttgaagattacaaagggcttaataaaatctgtaaaaaggagataacatGATGTCTTGTTCAGCCTCGAGAGTCCTGTCAGAGAGGTTATTCAGCAAGGCCGTCGGCATTGTCATACCCCAGCAGATAATTTTTTCTCCCCTCGTGTCCAAAACATTGCATTTGTGAAAAATGAATGAGGCGTGGACCTGTCAGcatattattcttattattttcctacatttttcttttaaattcaCACACTTAACGATATATGTCCTGTTCTACTTACTTGGCTTGCTGTCACTGTGCACCTCCCACAGCAAGACTATGGAAACAGAATAATACAAATGTTACAATTTGTCTTTTCTAAAACAAAATTTGCAATGTTTCTATAGATTTTTTTCTATTTGCTACATGAGCTGGAACCGAATGGGAAAGGGTTCTGGGCTCTGGTACTGACAGACTGAGACATGTAAAGGAAACCAGTCAGAGAGGAGACATTTCAAACAAAAATGACATATATGTTAAtaggctcagctcctcctgctggatACCATGCTGCGGGCAGACTGGACTGCATGCTTGATGTGATAGGTTCCCTTAAGATTAAAGCAAGTTCTATCACCTGCCCACAAACATGTTTATCAGAAGGTaggtgttgtagaaatattaatagttgtgaaCCCCCTTTCCTTCAGCCgcagtcagaggcagacacaggtgttaccatcttgcttgaattcttctgagcactcctctcctccctgcccagtctgtttcctttatttactcacaaaaggtgtaaaaggggctggcccaggACAAGGACACAGGAAGTGATGCaatgtcaaaggacagggaggggcaatcaatgtggctggacagacaatgcacacaccgcatccctgtataaggaaagAATGAGTCGTGTTCATTGTCTGACCAGCCAGACGGTCGCCCATCCCCATCACTGTCAGaatgaagatcattctactggttcttataggtttgagattatctgcgagacattgctacggctattgtcagtatacggtacgagtatactgacaaggcagatatgcatgccttaaaagcagatatgtatccagaaagggatagcgaagacgcagcagaggtataatatgtatctcttgtTATGCAGACTttacttctctaatgtgtatagacatttgaagggaagaagtcCAGTGCATTGCTTACAAACCAGCAAACACCCCCCTGCACACTGAGAACaagtctccaagcccatgagaaggttttcatactgacggttttaccactggtcccgattcaacccaaataccctctgctagagtgttctttggctaaatccgacacagggagacagatgacaatctttaaaaacacacacatcctaagataaaatgtccgcataataaaatttccacaacatagGTAACCCCAAAATAAAAAGCACAGCCGATCAATGGCGGTGTCTCACATAAACCTTCATAAAGAGCGGATTTGtggccatttctttgccaggaacaTATACAGTAAACCCCCATAGGCACCCACACAATATGACACACTTGATTACaaaaatgaatacaaaaaaaataaagtaaaacatcTCTTAAACGCAAGTGTCATCCAAAAATGAAATATtatttaaattctttttttttattataaacattatgttttttttaaggtGACCATTTATTATAAGTGTTCTGAAAATTCCCTGCACTGGTCATTGGAGCACATACAATAGCTTGTCACTTTTCAGCTTTGTTTTATAGACTGGCAACTGCTTCCCCCTTTGaggtcctatatacacagagggtgagccctcagaatcatttcctctgcTGATctttcttgctgtcttacatttatacaattttctacacctaaaccagtacccttccccgcccatgccatgcccccttttttagacctggaatgTGTGAGGAAGGGGAAGGGCCGACAggaccatctcattcatcattttctacgcctggtttaggcatagaaaatgatctaaatgtaagacagcaaggaagcccaccagaggaaatgattctgagggctcaccctctgtgtatatagaaccttaaaggggttgtccggtttattcatattggtgacctatcctcaggataccgtAGGTCATCAAAATAATATCGTCGGGGAGCCAACTGcccgcacccccgctgatcagcttgttaagggtccattcacacgtcctcagtgttttgcggatccacaaaacaccaggTCGGCACCCCAGTAGAAATTACTATTCTTGACCGCAGCTgcatcaagaataggacatgttttatttttttggcggagcCGCTGACCGGAAAGgcggattcggacagcacactgtgtgctgtccgcatcttttccgtccccattgaaaatgaatggaatggatccagacccaaagtgcggacgtctgaattgagtcTTAAAAGAAGGCTTCACACCATGCCAGCATAACCTTCCCTTAATTATTTACCTCCTCATCATTGCACCCACAGTGGTGATCAGTGTAATTAGAAgtaagccatcccattcacttctatgggtcaaCTTGTtcctattaaagtgaataggaaggagccgtcccattgaaggtGTAATCACACTGATCACCGTTGCGGttgcaatggtgagcaggtaaacaatgggaGGGAAGGCTGCGCTGGTAAGTTTGCTGCCGTCCCTTCAAACGGCTGATTAGCGTGAGTGCCTG
The Bufo gargarizans isolate SCDJY-AF-19 chromosome 2, ASM1485885v1, whole genome shotgun sequence genome window above contains:
- the LOC122926992 gene encoding serine protease inhibitor swm-1-like — its product is MGFFKLSAVFLLSLLLWEVHSDSKPISCPPNSSPGAVSRCAATCANFHDPPVRVCPGKPIQSCKCHDEFLAQVGTFGKTVKCVKEEDCTCGPNQHYSRCNYHCQLTCEEPIVRACPKICVPGCVCDKNYFQSGKKCIKLTECKKK